The DNA region ACCGCCGCGCGGGTCTCCATACACATATGAGCCTGACCGCCACACTTGAACCAGTCTTCCCTTATATGGTCTGCTTCCTCAAAGGCCGCCTCCACATCACCCCACTCAATATGCCGGGTAACGTTAATATTACGCTCAAAGCCTTCATGGATTTCAGGTGCATCTTTCTTTATAGCATCGAGCGGCTCGAAAACCGCTGGAAGCACTTCATATTCAACATCGATCAGGTCAAGGGCCTGTTCCGCGATCTCCTCGGTTACCGCTGCCACTGCCGCAACCGGCTCACCGATATAACGCACCTTATCGACAGGGAGTATCTGCTCATCGCAGAGATCTTTGTAGCGCCGCCAGATACCCTGCTTGACCCCGAGGGTGTCCTTGCCTGTCACAACACCTATTACGCCGGGAAGCTTAAGGGCCCTGCTCGCGTCGATGTTCAGGATTTTCGCGTGGGGATGCGGACTGCGCAGGATCTTGCCATAGAGCATGCCGGGCAGTTTC from Pseudomonadota bacterium includes:
- a CDS encoding molybdopterin-dependent oxidoreductase — protein: MNKYAVINTHVHNVDGIAKVTGRATYTFDVKLPGMLYGKILRSPHPHAKILNIDASRALKLPGVIGVVTGKDTLGVKQGIWRRYKDLCDEQILPVDKVRYIGEPVAAVAAVTEEIAEQALDLIDVEYEVLPAVFEPLDAIKKDAPEIHEGFERNINVTRHIEWGDVEAAFEEADHIREDWFKCGGQAHMCMETRAAV